The Mixophyes fleayi isolate aMixFle1 chromosome 1, aMixFle1.hap1, whole genome shotgun sequence genome includes a region encoding these proteins:
- the SLC14A1 gene encoding urea transporter 1 isoform X2, with translation MESEIPINMSEKEEKKPVEGPDRCSDNVGLFCQAVHYISGEMKEFGDWLKDKPIPLQFIDWVLRGTSQVMFVNNPLSGLIIIAGLLVQNPWWALTGCLGTAVSTLTALILSQDRSSIAAGLHGYNGILVGILMAVFSDKGDWYWWLLIPVVVMSMTCPVLSSALASIFSKWDLPVFTLPFNIAVCLHLSATGHYNIFFPTVNIVPIDAVPNITWSAVEIPQLLKAVPVGVGQVYGCDNPWTGGIFLAALFISSPVICMHAGIGSALGMIAGLSLATPFEKIYFGLWGYNSVLACIAVGGMFYALTWQTHLLALACALFCAYLGASLGNMMSVVGLPSCTWPFCLSALTFLLITTNNPAIYKLPLSKVTYPEANRIYYLNQKSRKDKCNF, from the exons ATGGAAAGTGAAATTCCTATTAATATGtcagaaaaggaagaaaaaaagccGGTAGAGGGTCCAGATCGTTGTTCCGATAATGTTGGGCTATTTTGCCAAGCGGTTCATTATATTTCAGGAGAAATGAAGGAATTTGGAGACTGGTTAAAAG ATAAACCGATCCCGTTGCAGTTCATTGATTGGGTTTTACGCGGAACATCTCAGGTTATGTTTGTCAACAACCCTCTCAGTGGGCTTATAATTATCGCTGGACTCTTGGTTCAGAATCCATGGTGGGCACTTACGGGCTGCCTAGGGACTGCAGTGTCAACATTGACCGCTCTCATTCTCAGCCAGGACAG ATCGTCGATAGCCGCAGGTCTACACGGCTACAATGGAATCTTGGTGGGCATACTCATGGCTGTGTTTTCCGATAAAGGAGATTGGTACTGGTGGCTGCTTATTCCTGTGGTAGTCATGTCAATGACTTG CCCGGTTCTGTCCAGTGCGTTGGCTTCTATATTCAGTAAATGGGACCTGCCGGTATTCACGCTGCCATTTAACATTGCTGTGTGTCTGCATCTATCTGCTACCGGTCACTACAATATATTCTTCCCCACTGTGAATATTGTACCTATCGATGCTGTTCCAAACATCACCTGGTCTGCTGTCGAAATACCGCAG TTGCTGAAGGCGGTACCAGTCGGTGTCGGTCAGGTGTACGGTTGCGATAACCCATGGACCGGAGGAATTTTCTTGGCCGCACTGTTCATTTCCTCCCCGGTAATTTGTATGCACGCAGGAATTGGATCCGCTTTGGGGATGATAGCAG GGTTAAGCCTCGCCACACCATTTGAGAAAATCTATTTCGGACTGTGGGGCTACAATTCTGTTCTTGCTTGTATAGCAGTGGGCGGGATGTTCTATGCTCTCACCTGGCAAACCCATTTGCTCGCTCTTGCGTGCG CTCTCTTTTGTGCCTACCTCGGAGCTTCACTGGGTAACATGATGTCCGTG GTCGGGTTACCATCTTGTACTTGGCCCTTCTGCTTGTCTGCGCTCACATTCCTCTTAATAACCACGAACAATCCAGCTATTTATAAACTGCCGCTATCAAAAGTCACTTACCCGGAGGCAAATAGAATCTATTACCTGAACCAGAAGAGCCGGAAAGACAAATGTAACTTCTGA
- the SLC14A1 gene encoding urea transporter 1 isoform X1, translated as MRGSEFPSKLLHQQYLKVETMESEIPINMSEKEEKKPVEGPDRCSDNVGLFCQAVHYISGEMKEFGDWLKDKPIPLQFIDWVLRGTSQVMFVNNPLSGLIIIAGLLVQNPWWALTGCLGTAVSTLTALILSQDRSSIAAGLHGYNGILVGILMAVFSDKGDWYWWLLIPVVVMSMTCPVLSSALASIFSKWDLPVFTLPFNIAVCLHLSATGHYNIFFPTVNIVPIDAVPNITWSAVEIPQLLKAVPVGVGQVYGCDNPWTGGIFLAALFISSPVICMHAGIGSALGMIAGLSLATPFEKIYFGLWGYNSVLACIAVGGMFYALTWQTHLLALACALFCAYLGASLGNMMSVVGLPSCTWPFCLSALTFLLITTNNPAIYKLPLSKVTYPEANRIYYLNQKSRKDKCNF; from the exons CAATACCTAAAAGTAGAAACCATGGAAAGTGAAATTCCTATTAATATGtcagaaaaggaagaaaaaaagccGGTAGAGGGTCCAGATCGTTGTTCCGATAATGTTGGGCTATTTTGCCAAGCGGTTCATTATATTTCAGGAGAAATGAAGGAATTTGGAGACTGGTTAAAAG ATAAACCGATCCCGTTGCAGTTCATTGATTGGGTTTTACGCGGAACATCTCAGGTTATGTTTGTCAACAACCCTCTCAGTGGGCTTATAATTATCGCTGGACTCTTGGTTCAGAATCCATGGTGGGCACTTACGGGCTGCCTAGGGACTGCAGTGTCAACATTGACCGCTCTCATTCTCAGCCAGGACAG ATCGTCGATAGCCGCAGGTCTACACGGCTACAATGGAATCTTGGTGGGCATACTCATGGCTGTGTTTTCCGATAAAGGAGATTGGTACTGGTGGCTGCTTATTCCTGTGGTAGTCATGTCAATGACTTG CCCGGTTCTGTCCAGTGCGTTGGCTTCTATATTCAGTAAATGGGACCTGCCGGTATTCACGCTGCCATTTAACATTGCTGTGTGTCTGCATCTATCTGCTACCGGTCACTACAATATATTCTTCCCCACTGTGAATATTGTACCTATCGATGCTGTTCCAAACATCACCTGGTCTGCTGTCGAAATACCGCAG TTGCTGAAGGCGGTACCAGTCGGTGTCGGTCAGGTGTACGGTTGCGATAACCCATGGACCGGAGGAATTTTCTTGGCCGCACTGTTCATTTCCTCCCCGGTAATTTGTATGCACGCAGGAATTGGATCCGCTTTGGGGATGATAGCAG GGTTAAGCCTCGCCACACCATTTGAGAAAATCTATTTCGGACTGTGGGGCTACAATTCTGTTCTTGCTTGTATAGCAGTGGGCGGGATGTTCTATGCTCTCACCTGGCAAACCCATTTGCTCGCTCTTGCGTGCG CTCTCTTTTGTGCCTACCTCGGAGCTTCACTGGGTAACATGATGTCCGTG GTCGGGTTACCATCTTGTACTTGGCCCTTCTGCTTGTCTGCGCTCACATTCCTCTTAATAACCACGAACAATCCAGCTATTTATAAACTGCCGCTATCAAAAGTCACTTACCCGGAGGCAAATAGAATCTATTACCTGAACCAGAAGAGCCGGAAAGACAAATGTAACTTCTGA